One Microlunatus soli genomic window carries:
- a CDS encoding DNA-directed RNA polymerase subunit beta', whose translation MLDVNFFDTIRIGLANADEIRAWSFGEVKKPETINYRTLKPERDGLFCEKIFGPTRDWECYCGKYKRVRFKGIICERCGVEVTRSKVRRERMGHIELAAPVTHIWYFKGVPSRLGYLLDIAPKDLEKVIYFAAYMITSVDEDARHRDLSSLEGKIEVERKQLEGRRDSDIETRMKKLEEDMATLESEGAKSDVKRKTREGAEREVKQLRDRAQRELDRLDAVWNRFKNLKVQDLEGDEILYREMKNRFGKYFAGSMGADAIQKRLQTFDLDAEAANLKETIQTGKGQRKTRALKRLKVVSAFLQTRNAADAMVLDAVPVIPPDLRPMVQLDGGRFATSDLNDLYRRVINRNNRLKRLLDLGAPEIIVNNEKRMLQEAVDSLFDNGRRGRPVTGPGNRPLKSISDMLKGKQGRFRQNLLGKRVDYSGRSVIVVGPQLKLHQCGLPKAMALELFKPFVMKRLDDLNHAQNIKSAKRMVERQRPVVWDVLEEVIAEHPVLLNRAPTLHRLGIQAFEPQLIEGKAIQIHPLVCTAFNADFDGDQMAVHLPLSAEAQAEARILMLSTNNILKPADGRPVTMPTQDMIIGGYFLTMDRDDVLGSGRVFGSVAEAQMAFDLHEIGAQAKVKIRMRDIVPPAGSELRPDGTILLETTLGRALFNEALPDDYPFVNNEVGKKQLGAIINDLAERYPKSEVAGCLDALKTLGFHWATRSGVTVSIGDVSTPADKAEILSEYEGRAEKVDKQYDRGLITEDERRQELIEIWTDATSVLGQAMEKNFSHTNPIYMMVHSGARGNMVQMRQIAAMRGLVVNPKGEIIARPIKSNFREGLTVLEYFNSTHGGRKGQADTALRTADSGYLTRRLVDVSQDVIIREEDCGTERGLTKTIATDENGVLVADEHVETAVYARSLAVDVLDKDGNVLLPAGVDLGDVNIKLLIDNGVSTVKVRSVLTCEAATGTCAMCYGRSLASGKLVDVGEAVGIVAAQSIGEPGTQLTMRTFHTGGVAGDDITQGLPRVVELFEARTPKGKAPIAETAGRIEIEDGDRSKKLIITPDDGSDKIEIAVSRRVRLLVDDGDHVGVGEQLTAGTPDPQDVLRILGVRKVQEHLVEEVQTVYRTQGAEIHEKHIEIIVRQMLRRVTVIESGDSELLAGDLVDRPSYESANRTVVAEGGTPASGRPVLMGITKASLATESWLSAASFQETTKVLTDAAIHGKSDSLVGLKENVILGKLIPAGTGLERYRNIRVEPTAEARAQAYSMVGYDPFDYDFGSSSGAAVPLEEFDIGGDYR comes from the coding sequence GTGCTCGATGTGAACTTCTTCGACACGATCCGGATCGGCTTGGCCAACGCCGACGAGATCCGGGCCTGGTCCTTCGGCGAGGTCAAGAAGCCCGAGACCATCAACTACCGCACGCTCAAGCCCGAGCGTGACGGTCTGTTCTGCGAAAAGATCTTCGGTCCCACCCGGGACTGGGAGTGCTACTGCGGTAAGTACAAGCGGGTGCGGTTCAAGGGCATCATCTGTGAGCGCTGTGGCGTCGAGGTGACCCGGTCCAAGGTCCGCCGTGAGCGGATGGGCCACATCGAGCTGGCCGCCCCGGTCACCCACATCTGGTACTTCAAGGGTGTCCCGAGCCGGCTCGGCTACCTGCTGGACATCGCCCCGAAGGACCTGGAGAAGGTCATCTACTTCGCGGCGTACATGATCACCTCGGTCGACGAGGATGCGCGGCACCGCGACCTGTCCTCGCTGGAGGGCAAGATCGAGGTCGAGCGCAAGCAGCTCGAGGGCCGCCGGGACTCCGACATCGAGACCCGGATGAAGAAGCTCGAGGAGGACATGGCGACCCTCGAGTCCGAGGGTGCCAAGTCCGACGTCAAGCGGAAGACCCGTGAGGGCGCCGAGCGTGAGGTCAAGCAGTTGCGTGACCGTGCGCAGCGTGAGCTCGATCGGCTGGACGCGGTCTGGAACCGCTTCAAGAACCTCAAGGTCCAGGACCTCGAGGGCGACGAGATCCTCTACCGCGAGATGAAGAACCGGTTCGGCAAGTATTTCGCCGGTTCGATGGGTGCCGACGCGATCCAGAAGCGTCTGCAGACCTTCGATCTGGACGCCGAGGCGGCCAACCTGAAGGAGACCATCCAGACCGGCAAGGGTCAGCGCAAGACCCGTGCGCTGAAGCGGCTGAAGGTCGTCTCGGCGTTCCTGCAGACCCGCAACGCGGCCGACGCGATGGTGCTGGACGCCGTCCCGGTCATCCCGCCGGATCTGCGGCCGATGGTCCAGCTCGACGGTGGCCGGTTCGCCACCTCCGACCTGAACGACCTGTACCGCCGGGTGATCAACCGGAACAACCGGCTGAAGCGGCTTCTTGATCTTGGTGCGCCCGAGATCATCGTGAACAACGAGAAGCGGATGCTGCAGGAGGCCGTCGACTCGCTGTTCGACAACGGCCGCCGCGGCCGTCCGGTCACCGGACCGGGCAACCGTCCGCTGAAGTCGATCTCCGACATGCTGAAGGGCAAGCAGGGCCGCTTCCGGCAGAACCTGCTGGGCAAGCGCGTCGACTACTCCGGCCGTTCGGTCATCGTGGTCGGCCCGCAGCTGAAGCTGCACCAGTGTGGTCTGCCGAAGGCGATGGCGCTGGAGCTGTTCAAGCCGTTCGTGATGAAGCGGCTGGACGACCTCAACCACGCCCAGAACATCAAGTCCGCCAAGCGGATGGTCGAGCGCCAGCGCCCGGTCGTCTGGGACGTCCTGGAAGAGGTCATCGCCGAGCACCCGGTGCTGCTGAACCGCGCACCGACTCTGCACCGGTTGGGCATCCAGGCCTTCGAGCCCCAGCTGATCGAGGGCAAGGCCATCCAGATCCACCCGCTCGTCTGTACGGCGTTCAACGCCGACTTCGACGGTGACCAGATGGCGGTCCACCTGCCGTTGTCCGCCGAGGCCCAGGCCGAGGCCCGGATCCTGATGTTGTCCACCAACAACATCCTGAAGCCGGCCGACGGTCGCCCGGTGACCATGCCCACCCAGGACATGATCATCGGCGGCTACTTCCTGACCATGGACCGGGACGATGTCTTGGGCAGCGGTCGGGTGTTCGGTTCGGTGGCCGAGGCACAGATGGCGTTCGACCTGCACGAGATCGGTGCCCAGGCCAAGGTGAAGATCCGGATGCGGGACATCGTTCCGCCGGCCGGCTCCGAGCTGCGACCCGACGGCACCATCCTGCTGGAGACCACGCTGGGACGCGCCCTCTTCAACGAGGCGCTGCCGGACGACTATCCGTTCGTCAACAACGAGGTCGGCAAGAAGCAACTCGGCGCGATCATCAACGATCTGGCCGAGCGCTACCCGAAGTCCGAGGTGGCCGGCTGCCTGGACGCGTTGAAGACGCTCGGTTTCCACTGGGCCACCCGGTCCGGTGTCACCGTGTCCATCGGCGACGTCTCCACCCCGGCCGACAAGGCCGAGATCCTGTCCGAGTACGAGGGACGGGCGGAGAAGGTCGACAAGCAGTACGACCGCGGTTTGATCACCGAGGACGAGCGCCGCCAGGAACTGATCGAGATCTGGACCGACGCGACCAGCGTGCTCGGACAGGCGATGGAGAAGAACTTCTCCCACACCAACCCGATCTACATGATGGTGCACTCGGGCGCTCGCGGAAACATGGTGCAGATGCGCCAGATCGCCGCCATGCGCGGCCTGGTGGTCAACCCGAAGGGCGAGATCATCGCCCGGCCGATCAAGTCCAACTTCCGTGAGGGCCTGACCGTGTTGGAGTACTTCAACTCCACCCACGGTGGTCGGAAGGGACAGGCCGACACCGCACTGCGGACCGCCGACTCGGGTTACCTGACCCGGCGTCTGGTGGACGTCAGTCAGGACGTGATCATCCGCGAGGAGGACTGCGGCACCGAGCGCGGCCTGACCAAGACCATCGCCACCGACGAGAACGGTGTGCTGGTCGCCGACGAGCACGTCGAGACCGCGGTCTACGCCCGTAGCCTGGCTGTCGACGTCCTGGACAAGGACGGCAACGTGCTGCTGCCGGCCGGAGTTGATCTTGGTGACGTCAACATCAAGTTGCTGATCGACAACGGTGTGTCCACCGTCAAGGTGCGCAGCGTCCTCACCTGTGAGGCCGCCACCGGCACCTGCGCGATGTGCTACGGCCGTTCGCTGGCCAGCGGCAAGCTGGTCGACGTCGGCGAGGCCGTCGGTATCGTCGCGGCGCAGTCGATCGGTGAGCCCGGCACCCAGCTGACGATGCGGACCTTCCACACCGGTGGTGTGGCCGGTGACGACATCACCCAGGGTCTGCCGCGTGTCGTCGAGCTCTTCGAGGCCCGTACCCCGAAGGGCAAGGCGCCGATCGCCGAGACCGCCGGCCGGATCGAGATCGAGGACGGTGACCGTTCCAAGAAGTTGATCATCACCCCCGACGACGGTTCGGACAAGATCGAGATCGCGGTCAGCCGCCGGGTCCGGCTGCTGGTCGACGACGGTGATCATGTCGGTGTCGGTGAGCAGCTGACCGCCGGTACCCCGGATCCGCAGGACGTGCTGCGCATCCTTGGTGTCCGCAAGGTCCAGGAGCACCTGGTCGAAGAGGTGCAGACCGTGTACCGCACGCAGGGTGCGGAGATCCACGAGAAGCACATCGAGATCATCGTCCGGCAGATGCTGCGCCGGGTCACGGTGATCGAGTCCGGTGACTCCGAGCTGCTGGCCGGTGACCTGGTCGACCGTCCGTCGTATGAGTCGGCCAACCGTACGGTGGTCGCCGAGGGCGGTACCCCGGCCTCGGGTCGTCCGGTGCTGATGGGCATCACCAAGGCGTCGCTGGCGACCGAGTCGTGGCTGTCGGCGGCCTCCTTCCAGGAGACCACCAAGGTGCTCACCGACGCGGCGATCCACGGCAAGTCCGACTCCCTGGTCGGTCTGAAGGAGAACGTCATCCTCGGCAAGCTGATCCCGGCCGGCACCGGCCTGGAGCGTTACCGCAACATCCGGGTGGAGCCCACCGCGGAGGCGCGTGCGCAGGCGTACTCGATGGTCGGCTACGACCCGTTCGACTACGACTTCGGTTCCAGCAGCGGCGCAGCCGTCCCGCTGGAGGAGTTCGACATCGGCGGCGACTACCGCTGA
- a CDS encoding MFS transporter, translating to MRSAYQDADTRVGVSRRWAMLGVGLLDQAVSAYFVHGAAFLIPELNRHGFTLAQAGALVAAPTIGIMLTLILWGTIVDRYGERRALIIGLSLTAAAAVGAALVGGQSGSTVGAGRIAGLALFLGLGGMAAASCNVASGRIVVGWFPAHRRGLAMGIRQMAQPLGVGIAALTVPTVAERFGLGGALWLPAGLAVIAVLATVIIVIDPPRPSKKTAGDTGQLNNPYRGSRFLIRIHAVSVLLVVPQFTVWTFSLVWLVSDRGWSAASAGLLVAGTQFLGAFGRIGAGQLSDLVRSRMRPLRWVAIAAAVTMGLLALLDQLHSPVAVLLMVVASVITVADNGLAFTSIAETAGPFWSGRALGAQNTAQFLTASAVGPVVGALIGAVGFPLAFAVVALCPVAAAPLVPGDAAADRHRTNRSERSARS from the coding sequence ATGAGATCTGCGTATCAGGATGCGGACACGCGGGTGGGGGTGAGCCGGCGTTGGGCGATGCTCGGGGTCGGGCTGCTCGACCAGGCCGTCAGCGCGTACTTCGTGCACGGCGCAGCATTTCTGATTCCCGAGCTCAACCGCCACGGGTTCACGCTGGCGCAGGCCGGTGCCCTGGTGGCGGCACCGACGATCGGCATCATGCTGACGTTGATCTTGTGGGGCACGATCGTCGATCGGTACGGCGAACGGCGGGCCTTGATCATCGGACTGTCGCTGACGGCCGCGGCAGCCGTCGGCGCGGCGTTGGTCGGTGGGCAGAGCGGGTCGACAGTCGGCGCCGGGCGGATCGCCGGCCTGGCGCTCTTCCTCGGACTCGGTGGAATGGCGGCCGCCAGCTGCAATGTCGCCAGCGGTCGGATCGTGGTCGGCTGGTTCCCGGCGCACCGGCGCGGGCTGGCGATGGGGATCCGGCAGATGGCCCAGCCGCTGGGGGTCGGGATCGCGGCGCTCACCGTACCGACCGTCGCCGAACGATTCGGGTTGGGTGGTGCGTTGTGGCTGCCCGCCGGTCTGGCCGTGATCGCCGTGCTGGCGACGGTCATCATCGTCATCGACCCGCCGCGCCCGTCGAAGAAGACCGCCGGTGATACCGGTCAGCTGAACAATCCGTACCGCGGATCGCGCTTCTTGATCAGGATCCATGCGGTCTCGGTGCTGCTGGTGGTGCCGCAGTTCACGGTCTGGACGTTTTCCCTTGTCTGGTTGGTATCCGACCGAGGCTGGTCAGCTGCGTCCGCAGGTCTGCTGGTGGCCGGAACGCAGTTCCTCGGAGCCTTCGGACGGATCGGCGCCGGCCAACTCTCCGACCTGGTCCGTAGCCGGATGCGTCCGTTGCGATGGGTCGCGATCGCCGCCGCTGTCACCATGGGTCTGCTCGCGCTGCTTGATCAACTCCACTCCCCGGTTGCGGTGCTGCTGATGGTGGTCGCGTCAGTGATCACTGTCGCCGACAACGGACTGGCGTTCACCTCGATCGCCGAGACGGCGGGACCGTTCTGGTCGGGTCGGGCACTCGGCGCGCAGAACACCGCGCAGTTCCTCACTGCCTCGGCCGTCGGCCCGGTCGTCGGCGCGCTGATCGGTGCCGTTGGCTTCCCGCTCGCGTTCGCGGTCGTCGCCCTCTGCCCGGTGGCCGCTGCGCCGCTGGTGCCCGGCGATGCCGCTGCCGATCGCCACCGTACCAATCGCTCCGAGCGGTCGGCCCGATCCTGA
- the purF gene encoding amidophosphoribosyltransferase produces MCGIVGIVSSDPVNQQIYDALLQLQHRGQDATGIVTMDGPTFHSSKTRGQVREAFRTRDMRSLLGSVGLGHVRYTTRGDAANEREVQPFYVNAPYGITLVHNGNLTNVRELADALFHIDRRHVNSTSDTELLLNVLATELQSQISGIELEPEQIFAAVRQTQQRLEGSYAVVSLIAGYGLLAFRDPYGIRPLIIGRRDTGGRTEWMIASESVALEASGFAVVRDVEPGEAIFISQNGEFFAAQCAEQTRLVPCALEYIYLSRPDSIMNGISVYEARQRMGDRLATRVREHMSLGDIDVVMCIPDSARPSAMQVARNLGIEYREGFYKNVYVGRTFIMPGQATRRRSVRQKLNPISSEFKGKNVLLVEDSIIRGTTSSQVIELARAAGANKVSFASAAPPVRYPNVYGINMPSPEELIAHNRKIPEISDQLGADRLIYAEIDDLQSAITEGSPITELDVSCFTGEYVTGKVSDDYLAWVRESQLS; encoded by the coding sequence ATGTGCGGCATCGTCGGCATCGTCTCCTCCGATCCGGTCAACCAGCAGATCTATGACGCCCTGCTGCAACTACAGCACCGCGGCCAGGACGCGACCGGGATCGTCACGATGGACGGCCCGACCTTCCACTCCTCCAAGACCCGCGGCCAGGTGCGGGAGGCGTTCAGGACCCGGGACATGCGGTCCCTGCTCGGCAGCGTCGGCCTCGGCCACGTCCGCTACACCACCCGCGGCGACGCGGCCAACGAGCGCGAGGTGCAGCCGTTCTACGTCAACGCGCCGTACGGCATCACGCTGGTGCACAACGGCAATCTGACCAATGTCCGTGAGCTGGCCGACGCCCTGTTCCACATCGACCGGCGGCATGTGAACTCCACCAGTGACACCGAGTTGCTGCTCAACGTGCTGGCCACCGAGCTGCAGTCGCAGATCAGTGGGATCGAGCTCGAGCCGGAGCAGATCTTCGCCGCGGTTCGGCAGACCCAGCAACGGCTCGAGGGGTCGTACGCGGTGGTCAGCCTGATCGCCGGTTACGGGCTGCTCGCCTTCCGGGATCCGTACGGGATCCGGCCGTTGATCATCGGACGTCGCGACACCGGCGGTCGGACCGAGTGGATGATCGCCTCGGAGTCGGTTGCCCTCGAGGCCTCCGGCTTCGCGGTGGTCCGCGACGTCGAGCCCGGCGAGGCGATCTTCATCAGCCAGAACGGGGAGTTCTTCGCCGCCCAGTGTGCCGAGCAGACCCGCTTGGTGCCCTGCGCGCTGGAGTACATCTATCTGTCCCGGCCCGATTCGATCATGAACGGCATCTCGGTCTACGAGGCCCGACAGCGGATGGGTGACCGACTCGCCACCCGGGTCCGCGAGCACATGTCGCTGGGCGATATCGACGTCGTGATGTGTATCCCCGACTCGGCCCGGCCGTCGGCCATGCAGGTCGCCCGGAACCTCGGCATCGAATACCGCGAGGGCTTCTACAAGAACGTCTACGTCGGCCGGACCTTCATCATGCCCGGGCAGGCGACCCGGCGGCGCAGTGTGCGGCAGAAACTGAATCCGATCAGCAGTGAGTTCAAGGGCAAGAACGTGTTGCTGGTGGAGGATTCGATCATCCGCGGCACCACCTCCTCCCAGGTGATCGAGCTGGCCCGGGCGGCCGGCGCCAACAAGGTCAGCTTCGCCTCCGCCGCTCCACCGGTCCGCTATCCGAACGTGTACGGCATCAACATGCCGTCTCCGGAGGAACTGATCGCGCACAATCGCAAGATCCCCGAGATCAGTGATCAACTCGGCGCCGACCGACTGATCTACGCCGAGATCGACGACCTGCAGTCCGCGATCACCGAGGGTTCGCCGATCACCGAGCTGGACGTCAGCTGCTTCACCGGCGAGTACGTGACCGGCAAGGTGAGCGACGACTATCTGGCCTGGGTCCGCGAATCCCAGCTCTCCTGA
- a CDS encoding AAA family ATPase, translating to MPQTEAQLIAVGGFPGSGKSSVSGIVATELGYPVLASDLFGNTIKDVLVQHGSDSGLSSLAFRAGYATLFAVAEEIVGHRCSVIIDCSLGWQFQWDALDAIGRRTGVRPQPVILECSPATCIRRLEQRHRRDPVRYPSATEFFDQPQLRDVRRVLETIERPDVRRIDAERPIAEVCADLRRAIGRPQHLDASSTAARWET from the coding sequence ATGCCGCAGACCGAGGCACAGCTGATCGCCGTCGGCGGATTCCCCGGCTCGGGAAAGAGCTCGGTGTCCGGCATCGTCGCGACCGAGCTCGGCTACCCGGTGCTGGCATCGGACCTGTTCGGGAACACGATCAAGGACGTGCTGGTCCAACACGGCAGCGATTCCGGCCTGTCGTCGCTGGCGTTCCGCGCCGGATATGCCACCTTGTTCGCCGTGGCCGAGGAGATCGTCGGTCACCGGTGTTCGGTGATCATCGACTGCAGTCTTGGCTGGCAGTTCCAGTGGGACGCGTTGGATGCGATCGGTCGGCGGACCGGGGTGCGGCCGCAGCCGGTCATCTTGGAGTGTTCGCCGGCGACCTGCATCCGGCGGCTGGAGCAGCGCCACCGCCGAGACCCCGTACGGTATCCATCGGCAACGGAATTCTTCGACCAGCCGCAGCTTCGCGACGTCCGGCGGGTGCTCGAAACGATCGAGCGACCGGATGTCCGACGGATCGACGCCGAGCGTCCGATCGCCGAAGTCTGTGCCGATCTCCGCCGCGCGATCGGACGTCCGCAGCACCTCGATGCGAGCTCGACGGCAGCTCGATGGGAGACTTGA
- a CDS encoding alpha-L-arabinofuranosidase C-terminal domain-containing protein, giving the protein MSSAIPATHPNATHPNATIKIDTRHPVGTIDDDVYGHFLESAFFGNIEGGVMDEGSPLSLPDPGLLQGLRADVLELCQELMPAPIRWPGGNFTSAYHWTDGIGPKDDRPTRLELAWGSRETNRFGTDEFLAWCEAIGGRPYLAHSARDVDEAVRWVEYTNATGTTLAGQRARNGREQPWSVRYWGVGNEVYGPWQMGNRSAEQYARDAREHAMFMKSVDPDIITIGVGIQRGQHEDQEHWTRELLQRAGRQLDMLSMHLYGANTRLYRADYDDALSQNVHFETELQSYAALVSELSDRAGLDRPPRLVMDEWNIRHVEPNHWPEPQPGDDGGTAPRSLPSDDAEPTGYRVNRWDPRTLTDALFYAGVFNATHRTAGLAAPFAMTNAVNLVNANGIVVGRPGGAVRSTAFHVWKLYREQTGRTALASEVRGPARNGSVRFGDVRNSDGSFRTAPGTIPDLDVSATRAGDGSLRLAVINRNRTDTITAKVLLDDNGELPRTARIRCLGGDVDDPDTANTLDRPDAVTVIDHGEVAGVDGAWTFPPHSLSILTLTV; this is encoded by the coding sequence GTGAGCAGCGCAATCCCTGCCACCCATCCGAACGCCACCCATCCGAACGCCACCATCAAGATCGATACCCGCCATCCGGTCGGCACCATCGACGACGACGTCTACGGCCACTTCCTGGAGTCGGCGTTCTTCGGGAACATCGAGGGCGGCGTGATGGACGAGGGGTCGCCGTTGTCGCTTCCCGATCCCGGCCTGCTGCAGGGGCTGCGAGCCGACGTGCTCGAGTTGTGCCAGGAGCTGATGCCGGCACCGATCCGGTGGCCGGGCGGCAATTTCACCTCCGCCTATCACTGGACCGACGGGATCGGCCCGAAGGACGACCGCCCGACCCGACTGGAGCTGGCCTGGGGCAGCAGGGAGACCAACCGGTTCGGCACCGACGAGTTCCTGGCCTGGTGCGAGGCGATCGGCGGCCGGCCCTACCTCGCACACAGCGCCCGCGACGTCGACGAAGCGGTCCGTTGGGTCGAATACACCAATGCCACCGGGACGACGTTGGCCGGACAGCGCGCCAGGAACGGCCGCGAACAGCCCTGGTCAGTGCGCTACTGGGGCGTCGGCAACGAGGTCTACGGGCCGTGGCAGATGGGCAACCGCAGCGCCGAGCAATATGCCCGGGATGCCCGCGAGCACGCGATGTTCATGAAGTCGGTGGACCCGGACATCATCACCATCGGGGTCGGCATCCAACGCGGGCAGCACGAGGACCAGGAGCACTGGACCCGTGAACTGCTGCAGCGGGCAGGTCGGCAGCTGGACATGCTGTCGATGCATCTGTACGGCGCCAACACCCGGCTCTACCGGGCCGACTACGACGACGCGCTGTCCCAGAATGTGCATTTCGAGACCGAGCTGCAGTCCTACGCCGCACTGGTCTCCGAGCTGTCCGACCGGGCCGGGCTGGACCGACCGCCACGGCTGGTGATGGACGAGTGGAACATCCGGCACGTCGAGCCGAACCACTGGCCCGAACCGCAGCCGGGCGACGACGGTGGCACCGCTCCCCGCTCGCTGCCGAGCGATGATGCCGAGCCGACCGGTTACCGGGTCAACCGGTGGGATCCGCGGACGCTGACCGATGCGTTGTTCTACGCCGGCGTCTTCAACGCCACCCACCGGACGGCCGGACTGGCTGCGCCGTTCGCGATGACCAACGCGGTCAACCTGGTCAACGCCAACGGGATCGTGGTCGGTCGGCCGGGCGGCGCCGTACGGTCCACGGCCTTTCACGTCTGGAAGCTCTACCGGGAGCAGACCGGCCGGACGGCGTTGGCCTCGGAGGTCCGCGGTCCTGCCCGCAACGGATCGGTCCGGTTCGGCGACGTCCGCAACTCCGACGGCAGCTTCCGTACCGCGCCGGGGACCATCCCCGATCTCGACGTGTCCGCGACCCGGGCCGGCGACGGGTCGCTGCGGCTCGCCGTGATCAACCGGAACCGGACCGACACGATCACCGCGAAGGTGCTGCTGGACGACAACGGCGAGCTGCCGCGTACCGCACGGATCCGCTGCCTGGGTGGCGATGTCGACGATCCGGACACCGCCAACACGCTGGATCGCCCGGACGCGGTGACCGTCATCGATCACGGCGAGGTGGCCGGTGTCGATGGCGCCTGGACCTTCCCGCCGCACTCGCTGAGTATCCTGACCTTGACCGTCTGA